From one Anabas testudineus chromosome 21, fAnaTes1.2, whole genome shotgun sequence genomic stretch:
- the lrrfip1a gene encoding leucine-rich repeat flightless-interacting protein 1 isoform X4, translating into MGTQGTGRKRSTKKERTTAEDSALDLIAREAEARLAAKRAARAEAREIRMKELERQQKEVEDCLEKGSRAASALTAATLTSLGGTSSRRGSGETAITVDAETSIREIKDALAELEEKYRKAMVSNAQLDNEKSNLMYQVDTLKDSLVELEEQLSESRREFEEKVKEYEREKHAHSVLQFQFNEMKDTLKQSEELLNKHGIVLGPDLNINGDVGEAEVDGVPSGDSAPHPATQDSQTSPVEGSSVLGNTEESQLRSSEEEELEPEQHQEMLKEESKENNLSFDTLCNVADVATLKTSSEEEPTEEQQTCSPTEEDDIEGVLSKDMNVNDHPITEAKDIKICSPELEEILSPTRNVVEQGIPDGQYLEELSNPVIEQTETKNGSVDTHSCDNTETSKKFFEEQENTQEAVKESNLNNTELSQKQNIENIVKENLPDDTTPAASYIEPQQELENAEEENDETEELCSKSQPQGATASGKKKKRKRRTRKKGGTHEDKNQQKDGKKENSKTETDVKLAKGDDRSTTECNIHSSTTEAFRELKLDQVKNEQDSQDIAETNEPRMDQVTNEQTEQSLETESFVHIEISQERRTDPTKDELNKEEPLETEKLEKVDSVTSHTEANHGTFDLVDSSASEPLTELTMDQVRNEQDRQEAKGVDAAETVELTESFSHKAQLNEPRMDHVTNEQTEQSLETETVEVVASSESLVHIETPQETRTDPTKDEQDKEHPLVTEKAETMDSGTSTTEASHSTSDLIDTTNSTESTGGLEKTCTSSLDSSKSGEQSNNLEVIHGGSDIFHVEDKVGSVDKIEPVCTMNNPESSLETNSRENTEAESHVPCNSGIAAEEFESIDSSQMFSLKRFSDKEQLPQSSTAIEVSAREPEEVDETVKEPGIETDQEFYLPSHDGSSELQQDTAEKEKLAGSVRESVELVEICSSPDVEKSYDGALTKNTDLDNEESVLETAAQAELNEIESQTLECVDHTDKTNVEVSLKTETLSNTTDSPNESTEIYTPIEQASTVAEDSRHEHCKNHQESDTCVQPLDEQLHKTSKDEPESDDSSGPKEQECDEDDCVDEEGQSFDFDDMDVEAAIATNLSTNPEQEEAEDAVEVMSDESNSGSPVQCQSNSEADFKTQEKPAENSEEKCIAEESNQGGTLEKESDTLSQDNKSSLAHEGTPEKEPNVCEEVKTQVDKTDVVDEGRHIAEEGKVTAVGELGAVAEKIEHETAIEEGLDAIKHEMQDEGLVLLKSEDQVARSNEPPQSGKDGKKNGKKGKGKSKEECKMS; encoded by the exons GTGGAGGATTGTCTTGAGAAG GGATCTCGAGCAGCTTCTGCCTTAACAGCAGCAACCCTCACCTCTTTAGGTGGGACATCTTCCCGCAGAGGAAGCGGAGAGACAGCCATAACTGTAGATGCTGAGACCTCAATACGAGAAATCAAG GACGCATTAGCAGAATTGGAGGAGAAATATCGTAAAGCCATGGTGTCCAATGCCCAACTGGACAACGAGAAAAGCAACCTGATGTACCAGGTGGACACACTTAAGGATTCTCTCGTGGAGCTGGAGGAACAGTTGTCTGAGTCACGCCGGGAATTCGAGGAGAAAGTCAAG GAATATGAGCGAGAGAAACATGCCCACAGCGTGCTGCAGTTCCAGttcaatgaaatgaaagatACGCTAAAACAAAGTGAAGAGCTGCTAAAT AAACATGGAATAGTATTGGGACCTGATCTGAACATCAATGGGGATGTTGGTGAGGCAGAAGTTGATGGGGTCCCCAGTGGAGACTCTGCCCCCCACCCAGCAACTCAGGATTCACAGACCTCCCCAGTTGAGGGCAGCAGCGTGCTTg GCAACACAGAGGAGAGTCAGTTGAGAAgtagtgaagaagaagaactggaACCAGAGCAGCATCAAGAGATGCTGAAAGAGGAATCCAAAGAGAATAACTTGAGCTTTGATACACTCTGTAATGTTGCTGATGTGGccacactgaaaacatctaGTGAAGAAGAGCCTACAGAAGAGCAACAGACATGCTCACCCACAGAGGAAGATGACATTGAAGGTGTTCTAAGCAAAGACATGAATGTTAATGACCACCCAATCACAGAAGCCAAAGATATAAAAATTTGCAGCCCTGAACTTGAAGAAATTCTAAGTCCTACGAGAAATGTTGTAGAACAAGGAATACCTGATGGGCAATATTTAGAAGAGCTAAGCAACCCAGTTATAGAGCAGACAGAAACCAAAAACGGTAGTGTTGACACACATAGTTGTGATAATACAGAGACATCTAAGAAGTTTTTTGAagagcaagaaaacacacaagaagcTGTTAAGGAAAGTAATTTGAATAATACAGAATTGTCTCAGAAGCAAAATATAGAGAATATTGTGAAAGAAAATTTACCTGATGACACCACCCCAGCTGCATCATACATAGAACCACAACAAGAGCTTGAAAAcgcagaggaagaaaatgatGAGACAGAGGAGTTATGTAGTAAATCTCAGCCTCAAGGGGCTACTGCCTcagggaaaaagaagaaaaggaaaaggagaaccagaaagaaaggagggacTCATGAGGATAAGAACCaacaaaaagatggaaagaaagaaaacagcaaaacagaaacagacgtAAAATTGGCTAAAGGAGATGATAGGTCAACAACAGAATGTAACATTCACAGTTCTACCACTGAAGCCTTCAGGGAATTGAAGCTGGACCAGGTTAAGAATGAGCAGGACAGTCAAGATAtagcagaaacaaatgaaccAAGAATGGATCAGGTTACAAATGAGCAAACAGAGCAAAGTTTGGAAACTGAAAGCTTTGTCCACATTGAAATTTCCCAAGAAAGAAGAACAGATCCCACAAAGGATGAGCTGAACAAAGAAGAACCTTTGGAAACTGAGAAATTAGAAAAGGTGGACTCTGTAACAAGTCATACAGAGGCCAACCACGGTACATTTGATCTTGTTGACAGTTCTGCCTCTGAGCCCCTCACGGAATTGACGATGGATCAGGTTAGGAATGAACAGGACAGGCAAGAGGCTAAGGGGGTAGATGCAGCAGAAACAGTTGAACTCACTGAATCCTTTTCTCACAAAGCACAATTGAATGAACCAAGAATGGATCATGTTACAAATGAGCAAACAGAGCAAAGTTTGGAAACTGAGACAGTAGAAGTAGTGGCATCCTCTGAAAGCCTTGTCCACATTGAAACTCCTCAAGAAACAAGAACAGATCCCACAAAAGATGAACAGGACAAAGAACATCCTTTAGTAACAGAGAAAGCAGAAACCATGGATTCTGGAACAAGTACTACAGAGGCCAGCCACAGTACCTCTGATCTTATTGACACCACTAACAGTACAGAGAGCACTGGTGGCCTTGAAAAAACTTGTACTTCCAGTCTTGATAGCTCTAAAAGTGGAGAACAATCAAATAATCTTGAAGTTATCCACGGGGGGTCAGATATTTTTCATGTCGAGGATAAAGTTGGGTCTGTTGATAAGATAGAACCTGTATGCACAATGAATAATCCAGAAAGTAGTCTTGAAACAAACAGTAGGGAAAACACTGAAGCTGAATCTCATGTTCCATGTAATAGTGGCATTGCTGCTGAAGAATTCGAGTCTATAGACAGTTCTCAAATGTTCAGTCTCAAACGTTTCTCTGACAAAGAGCAACTACCACAGTCATCCACAGCCATCGAGGTTTCTGCCAGAGAACCTGAGGAGGTAGATGAGACAGTCAAAGAGCCAGGAATAGAGACTGATCAAGAATTCTACCTTCCCAGTCATGACGGGAGTTCAGAGCTTCAACAAGACACAGCAGAAAAGGAGAAGCTAGCTGGAAGTGTAAGGGAATCAGTAGAATTAGTTGAGATATGCAGCTCCCCCGATGTTGAAAAAAGTTATGATGGTGcattaacaaaaaacactgatttggACAATGAAGAGAGTGTTCTAGAAACTGCAGCTCAGGCCGAGTTGAATGAAATAGAAAGCCAGACATTGGAGTGTGTGGATCATACTGATAAAACTAACGTGGAggtgtctttaaaaacagaaactttgtCAAACACAACAGACTCTCCCAATGAATCTACTGAGATTTACACCCCTATCGAGCAGGCATCTACTGTTGCAGAAGATTCACGACATGAACACTGTAAAAACCATCAAGAAAGTGACACGTGTGTTCAGCCTTTGGATGAACAGCTGCATAAAACCAGCAAAGACGAACCAGAAAGCGATGACTCTTCTGGACCCAAGGAGCAGGAATGTGACGAAGATGACTGTGTAGATGAAGAAGGGCAGTCTTTTGATTTTGATGACATGGATGTGGAAGCAGCTATAGCAACAAATCTCTCTACAAATCCAGAGCAAGAGGAAGCAGAAGACGCAGTGGAAGTCATGTCAGATGAAAGCAACAGTGGtagtccagtgcagtgccaaAGTAATTCTGAAGCAGATTTCAAAACACAAGAGAAGCCAGCTGAAAACAGTGAGGAGAAGTGTATAGCTGAGGAGAGTAACCAGGGGGGTACGCTGGAGAAAGAGTCAGACACATTGTCCCAAGACAACAAAAGCTCTTTGGCTCATGAGGGCACACCTGAAAAGGAGCCAAATGTGTGTGAAGAAGTTAAAACACAGGTAGACAAAACAGATGTAGTAGATGAAGGTAGGCACATTGCAGAGGAAGGAAAGGTTACGGCTGTTGGAGAGTTGGGTGCTGTGGCAGAAAAGATTGAGCACGAAACGGCAATAGAGGAAGGATTAGATGCCATTAAGCATGAGATGCAGGACGAAGGTTTGGTTTTACTAAAGAGTGAAGACCAAGTGGCCAGAAGCAATGAGCCACCACAGTCAGGGAAAGATGGGAAGAAGAATGGCAAGAAAGGCAAAGGCAAGAGCAAAGAGGAATGTAAGATGTCTTAG
- the lrrfip1a gene encoding leucine-rich repeat flightless-interacting protein 1 isoform X3, translating to MGTQGTGRKRSTKKERTTAEDSALDLIAREAEARLAAKRAARAEAREIRMKELERQQKELSDDDERMSVGSHGSVRVEDCLEKGSRAASALTAATLTSLGGTSSRRGSGETAITVDAETSIREIKDALAELEEKYRKAMVSNAQLDNEKSNLMYQVDTLKDSLVELEEQLSESRREFEEKVKEYEREKHAHSVLQFQFNEMKDTLKQSEELLNKHGIVLGPDLNINGDVGEAEVDGVPSGDSAPHPATQDSQTSPVEGSSVLGNTEESQLRSSEEEELEPEQHQEMLKEESKENNLSFDTLCNVADVATLKTSSEEEPTEEQQTCSPTEEDDIEGVLSKDMNVNDHPITEAKDIKICSPELEEILSPTRNVVEQGIPDGQYLEELSNPVIEQTETKNGSVDTHSCDNTETSKKFFEEQENTQEAVKESNLNNTELSQKQNIENIVKENLPDDTTPAASYIEPQQELENAEEENDETEELCSKSQPQGATASGKKKKRKRRTRKKGGTHEDKNQQKDGKKENSKTETDVKLAKGDDRSTTECNIHSSTTEAFRELKLDQVKNEQDSQDIAETNEPRMDQVTNEQTEQSLETESFVHIEISQERRTDPTKDELNKEEPLETEKLEKVDSVTSHTEANHGTFDLVDSSASEPLTELTMDQVRNEQDRQEAKGVDAAETVELTESFSHKAQLNEPRMDHVTNEQTEQSLETETVEVVASSESLVHIETPQETRTDPTKDEQDKEHPLVTEKAETMDSGTSTTEASHSTSDLIDTTNSTESTGGLEKTCTSSLDSSKSGEQSNNLEVIHGGSDIFHVEDKVGSVDKIEPVCTMNNPESSLETNSRENTEAESHVPCNSGIAAEEFESIDSSQMFSLKRFSDKEQLPQSSTAIEVSAREPEEVDETVKEPGIETDQEFYLPSHDGSSELQQDTAEKEKLAGSVRESVELVEICSSPDVEKSYDGALTKNTDLDNEESVLETAAQAELNEIESQTLECVDHTDKTNVEVSLKTETLSNTTDSPNESTEIYTPIEQASTVAEDSRHEHCKNHQESDTCVQPLDEQLHKTSKDEPESDDSSGPKEQECDEDDCVDEEGQSFDFDDMDVEAAIATNLSTNPEQEEAEDAVEVMSDESNSGSPVQCQSNSEADFKTQEKPAENSEEKCIAEESNQGGTLEKESDTLSQDNKSSLAHEGTPEKEPNVCEEVKTQVDKTDVVDEGRHIAEEGKVTAVGELGAVAEKIEHETAIEEGLDAIKHEMQDEGLVLLKSEDQVARSNEPPQSGKDGKKNGKKGKGKSKEECKMS from the exons CTCTCGGATGACGATGAGCGGATGTCGGTGGGAAGCCATGGCAGTGTCAGG GTGGAGGATTGTCTTGAGAAG GGATCTCGAGCAGCTTCTGCCTTAACAGCAGCAACCCTCACCTCTTTAGGTGGGACATCTTCCCGCAGAGGAAGCGGAGAGACAGCCATAACTGTAGATGCTGAGACCTCAATACGAGAAATCAAG GACGCATTAGCAGAATTGGAGGAGAAATATCGTAAAGCCATGGTGTCCAATGCCCAACTGGACAACGAGAAAAGCAACCTGATGTACCAGGTGGACACACTTAAGGATTCTCTCGTGGAGCTGGAGGAACAGTTGTCTGAGTCACGCCGGGAATTCGAGGAGAAAGTCAAG GAATATGAGCGAGAGAAACATGCCCACAGCGTGCTGCAGTTCCAGttcaatgaaatgaaagatACGCTAAAACAAAGTGAAGAGCTGCTAAAT AAACATGGAATAGTATTGGGACCTGATCTGAACATCAATGGGGATGTTGGTGAGGCAGAAGTTGATGGGGTCCCCAGTGGAGACTCTGCCCCCCACCCAGCAACTCAGGATTCACAGACCTCCCCAGTTGAGGGCAGCAGCGTGCTTg GCAACACAGAGGAGAGTCAGTTGAGAAgtagtgaagaagaagaactggaACCAGAGCAGCATCAAGAGATGCTGAAAGAGGAATCCAAAGAGAATAACTTGAGCTTTGATACACTCTGTAATGTTGCTGATGTGGccacactgaaaacatctaGTGAAGAAGAGCCTACAGAAGAGCAACAGACATGCTCACCCACAGAGGAAGATGACATTGAAGGTGTTCTAAGCAAAGACATGAATGTTAATGACCACCCAATCACAGAAGCCAAAGATATAAAAATTTGCAGCCCTGAACTTGAAGAAATTCTAAGTCCTACGAGAAATGTTGTAGAACAAGGAATACCTGATGGGCAATATTTAGAAGAGCTAAGCAACCCAGTTATAGAGCAGACAGAAACCAAAAACGGTAGTGTTGACACACATAGTTGTGATAATACAGAGACATCTAAGAAGTTTTTTGAagagcaagaaaacacacaagaagcTGTTAAGGAAAGTAATTTGAATAATACAGAATTGTCTCAGAAGCAAAATATAGAGAATATTGTGAAAGAAAATTTACCTGATGACACCACCCCAGCTGCATCATACATAGAACCACAACAAGAGCTTGAAAAcgcagaggaagaaaatgatGAGACAGAGGAGTTATGTAGTAAATCTCAGCCTCAAGGGGCTACTGCCTcagggaaaaagaagaaaaggaaaaggagaaccagaaagaaaggagggacTCATGAGGATAAGAACCaacaaaaagatggaaagaaagaaaacagcaaaacagaaacagacgtAAAATTGGCTAAAGGAGATGATAGGTCAACAACAGAATGTAACATTCACAGTTCTACCACTGAAGCCTTCAGGGAATTGAAGCTGGACCAGGTTAAGAATGAGCAGGACAGTCAAGATAtagcagaaacaaatgaaccAAGAATGGATCAGGTTACAAATGAGCAAACAGAGCAAAGTTTGGAAACTGAAAGCTTTGTCCACATTGAAATTTCCCAAGAAAGAAGAACAGATCCCACAAAGGATGAGCTGAACAAAGAAGAACCTTTGGAAACTGAGAAATTAGAAAAGGTGGACTCTGTAACAAGTCATACAGAGGCCAACCACGGTACATTTGATCTTGTTGACAGTTCTGCCTCTGAGCCCCTCACGGAATTGACGATGGATCAGGTTAGGAATGAACAGGACAGGCAAGAGGCTAAGGGGGTAGATGCAGCAGAAACAGTTGAACTCACTGAATCCTTTTCTCACAAAGCACAATTGAATGAACCAAGAATGGATCATGTTACAAATGAGCAAACAGAGCAAAGTTTGGAAACTGAGACAGTAGAAGTAGTGGCATCCTCTGAAAGCCTTGTCCACATTGAAACTCCTCAAGAAACAAGAACAGATCCCACAAAAGATGAACAGGACAAAGAACATCCTTTAGTAACAGAGAAAGCAGAAACCATGGATTCTGGAACAAGTACTACAGAGGCCAGCCACAGTACCTCTGATCTTATTGACACCACTAACAGTACAGAGAGCACTGGTGGCCTTGAAAAAACTTGTACTTCCAGTCTTGATAGCTCTAAAAGTGGAGAACAATCAAATAATCTTGAAGTTATCCACGGGGGGTCAGATATTTTTCATGTCGAGGATAAAGTTGGGTCTGTTGATAAGATAGAACCTGTATGCACAATGAATAATCCAGAAAGTAGTCTTGAAACAAACAGTAGGGAAAACACTGAAGCTGAATCTCATGTTCCATGTAATAGTGGCATTGCTGCTGAAGAATTCGAGTCTATAGACAGTTCTCAAATGTTCAGTCTCAAACGTTTCTCTGACAAAGAGCAACTACCACAGTCATCCACAGCCATCGAGGTTTCTGCCAGAGAACCTGAGGAGGTAGATGAGACAGTCAAAGAGCCAGGAATAGAGACTGATCAAGAATTCTACCTTCCCAGTCATGACGGGAGTTCAGAGCTTCAACAAGACACAGCAGAAAAGGAGAAGCTAGCTGGAAGTGTAAGGGAATCAGTAGAATTAGTTGAGATATGCAGCTCCCCCGATGTTGAAAAAAGTTATGATGGTGcattaacaaaaaacactgatttggACAATGAAGAGAGTGTTCTAGAAACTGCAGCTCAGGCCGAGTTGAATGAAATAGAAAGCCAGACATTGGAGTGTGTGGATCATACTGATAAAACTAACGTGGAggtgtctttaaaaacagaaactttgtCAAACACAACAGACTCTCCCAATGAATCTACTGAGATTTACACCCCTATCGAGCAGGCATCTACTGTTGCAGAAGATTCACGACATGAACACTGTAAAAACCATCAAGAAAGTGACACGTGTGTTCAGCCTTTGGATGAACAGCTGCATAAAACCAGCAAAGACGAACCAGAAAGCGATGACTCTTCTGGACCCAAGGAGCAGGAATGTGACGAAGATGACTGTGTAGATGAAGAAGGGCAGTCTTTTGATTTTGATGACATGGATGTGGAAGCAGCTATAGCAACAAATCTCTCTACAAATCCAGAGCAAGAGGAAGCAGAAGACGCAGTGGAAGTCATGTCAGATGAAAGCAACAGTGGtagtccagtgcagtgccaaAGTAATTCTGAAGCAGATTTCAAAACACAAGAGAAGCCAGCTGAAAACAGTGAGGAGAAGTGTATAGCTGAGGAGAGTAACCAGGGGGGTACGCTGGAGAAAGAGTCAGACACATTGTCCCAAGACAACAAAAGCTCTTTGGCTCATGAGGGCACACCTGAAAAGGAGCCAAATGTGTGTGAAGAAGTTAAAACACAGGTAGACAAAACAGATGTAGTAGATGAAGGTAGGCACATTGCAGAGGAAGGAAAGGTTACGGCTGTTGGAGAGTTGGGTGCTGTGGCAGAAAAGATTGAGCACGAAACGGCAATAGAGGAAGGATTAGATGCCATTAAGCATGAGATGCAGGACGAAGGTTTGGTTTTACTAAAGAGTGAAGACCAAGTGGCCAGAAGCAATGAGCCACCACAGTCAGGGAAAGATGGGAAGAAGAATGGCAAGAAAGGCAAAGGCAAGAGCAAAGAGGAATGTAAGATGTCTTAG